gagtagacgagcaagctactgaggatcctggtagtacttgctattgctttatgtggttttgggtatggagatacattattcatgattacaattTTATTACCAGTTTATTATTACTTTTCatgtaaactatagcgggttttctgaagctagtggaactttgtaaaggcctcgtagtgttaccctaccttgCCTCCTCGATAGAGATGTATGGGATTGgctgtctcttggcagatgggtaacatgacttgtgggtaaagatgtgcaacctctgcagagtgtaaaacgggtatactagccgtgctcatggtcatgagcagctcggaacctcaaatgattaatttatggaattaaattcaatttgtcatttgcatcgcattgggattattttcttattacttttatttattattactatggtttggtattcacttacacttagtaactgctaataaaattttgaccaacttataaaagcaatgctcagcttcacccctttaatttgttgatcagccttacacttcacatcaactcccacctttggtgagttcatgcacattattccccacaacttattgagctatgaacgtatgtgaggtcacccttgctatctcacacacccccacaggaaaagaacatgtggttcaagaggagccacacaacgaggagtttgatctaatctaggtggcatctcccagttgactttatggcgccaaggatggactttagttcgttttatatttatcttttgttttgtaagacttccactatgtaacaagtactctgattatattgtgacatttatctctatacactctgttattatatgcgttgtcttctttggcgcatatatgacatgcatccggctttgtcccttaaatccgggtgtgacagatagattgctagagaaatAAGAAGATAttctatatgaagaacatgataagtgtaTTAATGCTGAAAAATATCTGGCTTTTgaagttaagaaaaatgagttaaTGTCTTCTGAGTTATCTTCTTGCCgtgattctatttctagtcttaagaatttaaatgctgatttaaatgctaagctagaaaaagtaAATGTTGCTAGTTCATCTATGGAGCAGGtttctatttgcaatagatgtaaagaaatATATACTACTTTATTAAGACTCTAACGTCAGCGTCCACACTTTCATTGCCCCCGCTGTGCCCCCGCCTCCCTCCCACACCCGCGCGTGGACCACCTCCCTCGCCACAGGAACGCCGCCAGCTCGAGCCCCACCGTGCCTCTCTAACCTAACAACCTCACTCGCCACAGGAGCGCCGCCACCCCCCACCAGTTATCCACTTTCCCCACAAAGTCCTCCGGCAGCCGGAACTTGCGCACGAACGaccgccgcgccgcgccgcgctCCAACCGGATGTATCGGCACCCTTTGCCGTTCATGTCCTCCTCCTCGTCGCGCTTCCGCTTCCCACTGCCGCCCTTCATCACCAGCACCCGGTCCTCCTCCAGCGTCACCTGAAACACAAGCGGATGCGGTTGGGGTCAGTTGCTGGCACCCTGGACCCAACGGAGTAAAGGGACCACGCGCCGCAGGTGGCAGGTGCGGTACCTGGATGTCTAACTTGGAGAGGCCGGGCACGTCGAGCACGAAGGCGTACTCACGGGGCCTCTCCACTATTGTAACACCCcgagggtccacaaacaccccgaaatgctactaaacaacacttctgccatctatatataaaatttcggcagcatcccctttgcaaaattgcataaacgagggggcaacagtgtataaacatatatcatgacaaaaacatactaagtgctattaatcggctagcaaagagaagttaaacatacgacatgaactgaattaactagtgcgcacgactagttaaaaaaacagacttcctttgacaataaatttctaattaaatcatggctgcacctcggcagcgctattgtgagagtgaaagtggacgtgctgctactcaactcattcccaacatgtatcaagtacctgcattgagtaatgcaagagtgagatgacacatctcagcaagtaaaataatatcaaactgtttaaccacataagaacattgttttaccaccacttgattatacaaccttcttattacgaaggtgcagcacgtatacaacgtacaacacacctagtcaccacacctcgcaggtagaaaccacaatagtaacatagtaatgtcacacttcatatatatatacctcatgagtgcaaatgtctgcaaatgcaaggatgacttctgccttcatacctctaaggatatgaagttgcatcgtacccctcctcgggcaacgtacgatgctaaaaatgtaccggtacggtcggaccataagatcacgacataacttcaaaatgcaagatggatgatgcgatgtgcatgtcatgcctacaacacttcatataacgtgattcaaaaagatacttcaacttcatccaagatgggaatcaaccacatatatcattaacaattgagaattaatacttccaaacaaataaacttcatcatagaattcaatgattaacataattaaaacttatgcatactcaatgacagggaataggatgcaaaccaaacggtagcaaccaccactgtatttacttgcctttaccggaagttcgggcaaatccctaagtacgatccagaagtccaccacctgtttttgacacacaacttagtgcaccaatttcacataatcaggctcataagcgacgccgcacctacgcacaaactcaaaccccgccgcgggttacatctctccccacacccaccaaactgcagcggggctgcttaataatttcataactttaaaattatgacagcagtggtaacaaacaaaaactctagaggcatctacataaaattccccataaGTTTTGtacacaatttataattaaattccaacatctaattagcccaaaacagtccacaagatgaaccctgtaatctgtttttttttgtcttttggacagcgacatacccggattcaaacagcgatatcttttaaaatataattcccaatcaagcgcataagtactcattggaaagataagacaaagccctacattattatcatactggttaacactaattacccacgaaaaatgcccagaaactgctaatactactgctgttcacccacctgaaaatctgttttttttggacagcaacataaccggattcaaacaacgatatctcctaaattataactccgaatcgagcgcataagtacccgttggaaaggtatgacaaagctctacatgattcacccactgatccccactaattacccacgaaaaattcccagaaatccctagaactactgctgttcgcccacccacaaaatttcaggacagcacctctaccgatccGGATAGGTAAACATATAATCAATTGGATTACAACACAAGTAAACAAGATACAATCTCAAAATCACCTTGAATCCTCCCCCTTTtctcccttcttcttccctccaccaaaatccaATTGGAGACATGCACCAACGCGACGTAGATCCGAGCGggaaaggaatggcaccttggagagaagggcttgaggagggggcggctagggtttgatggGGGAGGTGGGGTGGCGGCTGCAAATGGGTGGAGGAGTGAGAGGGGCG
This portion of the Zea mays cultivar B73 chromosome 2, Zm-B73-REFERENCE-NAM-5.0, whole genome shotgun sequence genome encodes:
- the LOC109944271 gene encoding 18.6 kDa class III heat shock protein, with amino-acid sequence MTELFDTVVTSLLHLPEVLDCLAAADGDRRLAGHHATHGHGHGRIHGLGGGGRAPVDIMERPREYAFVLDVPGLSKLDIQVTLEEDRVLVMKGGSGKRKRDEEEDMNGKGCRYIRLERGAARRSFVRKFRLPEDFVGKVDNWWGVAALLWRVRLLG